GGGACTCCGCTGGCCACCGCGCAGCCCTGCCAGGCCTCCTCACACCTGCCCCGGCCAAGGACTGCCAAAAACTGCACGGCCCCACGCCCTGCGCCCACCCCAGCGAGGGACTCCTCCAGCAACTGCGCAGCCCCGCACCCCACACCCACCGGGCTTCCCTCCCCCaccagggaagaaaagacgatcaaggatatccacatagggtcagaagagatcaaactttcactcttcacagatgatatgattgtatatctggaaaacacaagggattctactacaaaacttttagaagtgatcaaggaatacagcaatgtttcgggctacaaaatcaacacccataaatctgtagcctttatatataccaacaatagccaaaccgaaaaaacagtcaaggactctattcctttcacagtaatgccaaagaagatgaaatatttaggagatctctataaagagaactatgaaactttaagaaaagaaatagctgaggatattaacaaatggaaaaacataccatgctcatggctgggaagaatcaacattgttaaaatgtctatactacccaaagcaatatataattttaatgcaattcctattaaagctccattgtcatattttaaagatctcgaaaaaataatacttcgttttatatggaatcagaaaaaacctcaaatagccaagacattactcagaaataaaaacaaagcaggaggaatcacactaccagacctgagactgtactataaatcgatagcgatcaaaacagcatggtactggcacaaaaacagagaggtagatgtatggaacagaatagagaaccaagagatgaatctagctacttaccattatttgatctttgacaaagccagttaaaaacattcagtggggaaaagcctccctatttaacaaacggtgctgggtgaactggctggcgacctgtagaagactgaaactggacccacacctttcaccattaactaagatagactctcactggataaaagatttaaatttaagatatgaaactataaaaatactagaagaaagtgtagggaagactcttgaaagaatcggtctgggtgaatattttatgaggaggattcctcaagcaattgaagcagtatcaaaaatacactgctgggacctgatcaaactaaaaagcttctgcacagccaagaacataataagtatagcaagcagacagccctcagaataggagaaaatatttgcatgctatacctccgacaaaggtttaataaccagaatccacagggaactcaaacatattaacaagaaaagaacaagtgatcccatctcaggctgggcaagggacttgaagagaaacttttccaaagaagataggcgcacggccttcagacacattgaaaaatgctcatcatccttaatcatcagagaaatacaaatcaaaactactttgagatatcacctaactccagtaagattagcccacataacaaaaatccccaaaccagagatgttggcgtggatgtggagaaaagggaacatttctacactgctggtgggaatgcacattaatatgttccttttggaaggatgtttggagaatacccagagatctaaaaatagacctgccattcagtcttataattcctttactaggtatatacccagaagaccaaaaattacaatattacaaaaacatctgtatcagaatgtttattgcagcccaattcataattgctaggtcatggaagaagcccaagtgcccactgacacacaaatggattaataaattgtggtacatgtataccatagaatattatgcagccttaaagaaagatggagactttaccgctttcatgtttacatggatggagctggtacatattcttcttagcaaagtatctcaagaatggaagaaaaagtatccaatgtactcagccctactatgaagctaatttatagctttcatgtgaaggctataacccaactatagcacaacaatatggggaaagggccaagggaggggaggggagggaggaggttggggtgtaggaagggtaattggtggggccacacctacagtgcatcttagaatgggtacaggcgaaacttattaaatgcagaatacaaatacaaatgtcttcatacaataactaagaaaatgccatgaaggctatgttaaacagtttcatgaaaatatttcagaatgtatatgaaaccagcacattgtaccccttgactgcactaatgtacacagctatgatttaataataattaaaaaaaaaaaagaaaagaaaaatagccagacattgtggcaggtgccagtagtcccagctacttgggatggtgagggaagagaatcacttaagcccaagagtttgaggttgctttgagctgtgataccactgctaaaaaaaaaaaaaaaaaaggaagaaagaaaagaaagaaaaaggctcagcgcttgtagctcagcagttagggtgtcagccacatacaccagaactggtggggtcaagcttggcctgggcctgccaaacaacaatgacagctacaaccaaaaaatagctgggtgttgtggtgggcacctgtagtaccagctacttgggaggctgaggcaagaaaatcactcaagcccaagagttggaggttgctgtgagctgtgacaccacggcactctaccgagggtgacatagtgagactctgtctcaaaaaaaaaagaaagaaagtcaaagCGAATCTTCGatctattaagtaaatatttttttagaggGATGGTGGGGAAGAAATGACCATTCAATTATACTTAAGTGAAGAGTGAACTGACACAATAACCCAGTTGATGTATGAGGGGTATCCAAGATTACAAAAGAGATGGGTTGGTTCTCTTGAATTCAGGTTAATTGTCAGgtattaataaattattcaatGTGAGCTAAATCCTTTTGTGCTTGTGGGGTCAAAATTCGTAAGGAATCAAGGGCTGGGTCTCTCTTTAAAGTATCAGATAAATGAGTTAAAGAATGGGTTGTAATTCCAATGGAAGGTGGAAGCCAATTtatgtgacccagcaattttTGCAAGTCATTGAGGGAGATTTGGCCAGGAATATTTAAGGTAACCTGTTTAGGcctaatagttttttgtttgtttgtttgttttttgtagagacagagtttctctttataacccacggtagagtgcggtggcgtcacagctcacagcaacctccaactcctgggcttaggcgattcccttgcctcagactcctgagtagctgggactacaggcacccgccacaacgcctggctattttttgttgcagtttggccagggccagacttgaacctggcaccctcagtatatggggctgggaccccacccactgagccacaggcaccaccctggcctAATAGTTTTTTCGGTTATAACCTAAATATCTCCAGGAAGATTGAAGTTGAATCTTATCACGGGCCACTATAAGGTGGGCTTTGTTCATGGAAGTAAGGAGATGGTGTAAGAATTGGTTAAGGGTAGTTGAATCTGGATAAGCAATTAAAATGTTATCCAGACCTTACtcgcatgatgcaatggtacatttcaaaactattaagaaaagggtataattgtgatggatgtgttacttagttcaatgtaagtatttcacattgtatatcaaatcagtacactgaaacccataaatgaatcaatgtacacagttacaatttaataaaaaataaataaataaaatgttatccaTACAATGATGTATTAATGCTGTGGAAATTGGGCTCTGATGGATGCTAAAGCAACAGCCACCAACAGCTGACATAAAGGAGGACTGTTTATCACATCTTGGggtaaaactttcttttttttttctcattaaactttgttttaatgggtctcaaaattctgtgacagatttttggtcatgttgtttccattaaaaagtactgattttaaaaactaataacttaaaactgccacacaaaaagaaacaaatggtccacaaaacattttcctttccttctgaaggtTTTACGATGCATTGTTATCATTAACTAGTCTTTTACTATTAAACTTAAATGGCCAATTGAAACAAACAGTTCTGAGACCGTTCTTCCACCACTGATTAAGACTGGGGTGGCAGGTATTAGAGATAATATTCATTTAGCCTTCTGAGCTTTCTGGGCAGACTTGGTGACCTTGCCAGCTCCAGCAGCCTTCTTGTCCACTGCTTTGATGACAACAACAGCAACTGTCTGTCTCATGTCACGAACAGCAAAACGACCCAGAGGAGGATAACCTGAGAAGCTCTCAACACACATGGGTTTGCCAGGAACCATATCGACGATGGCGGCGTCACGGGATTTCAGGAATTTAGGGCCATCTTCCAGCTTTTTACCAGAGCGGCGGTTAATCTTTTCCTTCAGCTCAGCAAACTTGCCGgcaatgtgagctgtgtgacaatcCAGTACAGGAGCGTAGCCAGCACTAATTTGGCCTGGATGGTTCAGGATAATCACCTGAGCAGTGAAGCCAGCTGCTTCCATTGGTGGGTCATTTTTGCTATCACCAGCAACAATGCCACGACAAACATCTTTGACAGACACGTTCTTGACATTGAAGCTCACGTTGTCTCCTGGAAGAGCTTCACTCAAAGCTTCATGGTGCATTTCAACAGACTTTACTTCAGTTGTAACATTAACTGGAGCAAAGGTGACCACCATGCCAGGTTTGAGAACACCAGTCTCCACTCGGCCCACAGGGACAGTACCAATACTACCAATTTTGTAGACATCCTGCAGAGGCAGACGCAAGGGCTTGTCAGTTGGACGAGTTGGTGGCAGAATGCAATCCAGAGCTTCAAGCAGTGTGGTTCCACTGGCATTGCCATCCTTCCGGGTGACTTTCCATCCCTTGAACCAAGGCATGTTTGCACTTGGCTCCAACATGTTGTCACCATTCCAACCAGAAATTGGCACGAATGCTACAGTGTCAGGGTTGAAGCCAATTTTCTTAATGTAAGTGCTGACTTCTTTAATGAGTTCCTCGTATCTCTTCTGGCTGTAGGGCGGCTCAGTGGAATCCATCTTGTTAATGCCAACAATTAGTTGTTTCACACCTCGTGTGTAAGCCAGAAGGGCATGCTCATGGGTCTGCCCATTCTTTGAGATACCAGCTTCAAATTCACCAACACCAGCAGCAACTATCAGGACAGCACAGTCAGCCTGAGATGAGCCTGTGATCATGTTTTTGATAAAGTCTCTGTGTCCTGGGGCATCAATGATAGTAACATAGTatttgctggtctcaaatttccacAGGGAGATATCAATGGTGATACCATGCTCACGTTCAGCCTTCAGTTTATCCAAGACCCACGCATACTTGAAGGAGCCCTTTCTCATCTCAGCAGCCTCTTTCTCGAATTTTTCAATGGTTCTCTTGTCAATGCCACCACATTTGTAGATCAGATGGCCAGTAGTGGTGGACTTGCCTGAATCTACATGTCCAATGACAATGATGTTGATATGAGtcttttccttccccattttggATCGTATGGGCGGTTTTCACACCTGTGTTCTGGCAGCAAACCCATTGCGAAAAAGCAGGGTAAAACTTTCTACTCGTACAGAGTGGTTTACATTGGGAACAGAAAAAGTAAATTTGTGTTTATTAGAAGGGTGAACGGGGATAGTAAAAAACAACCTTTTAAATTAGTGATAGctaatttataattttgagggATGAGAACAGGATTTGGGATTCCCAGTTGTAAAGCTCCCACTGGAACAATTTGGACATTATCTGCTCTTAAATCATGAATTAGCCTCCATTTGCCAGACTTTTTTGGAGCACAAAAAATGGGTGTATTCCAGGAACTAGAGGAAGGCTCATGGTGACCAGCTTGGAGTTGTTCTTCAGCAAGAATTTTTACTTGTTTAATTTCTCCCCTTTCATTGGCTACTGATCCGCCTAAACTGGGGAGTCAGATTTCCAGGTGATTGACGTCAGTGGCCATTAGTATAAATTTGGTTTAGTAGAAATTTCCATTTTCCATTGGGACAAA
This is a stretch of genomic DNA from Nycticebus coucang isolate mNycCou1 chromosome 14, mNycCou1.pri, whole genome shotgun sequence. It encodes these proteins:
- the LOC128565810 gene encoding elongation factor 1-alpha 1-like, with protein sequence MGKEKTHINIIVIGHVDSGKSTTTGHLIYKCGGIDKRTIEKFEKEAAEMRKGSFKYAWVLDKLKAEREHGITIDISLWKFETSKYYVTIIDAPGHRDFIKNMITGSSQADCAVLIVAAGVGEFEAGISKNGQTHEHALLAYTRGVKQLIVGINKMDSTEPPYSQKRYEELIKEVSTYIKKIGFNPDTVAFVPISGWNGDNMLEPSANMPWFKGWKVTRKDGNASGTTLLEALDCILPPTRPTDKPLRLPLQDVYKIGSIGTVPVGRVETGVLKPGMVVTFAPVNVTTEVKSVEMHHEALSEALPGDNVSFNVKNVSVKDVCRGIVAGDSKNDPPMEAAGFTAQVIILNHPGQISAGYAPVLDCHTAHIAGKFAELKEKINRRSGKKLEDGPKFLKSRDAAIVDMVPGKPMCVESFSGYPPLGRFAVRDMRQTVAVVVIKAVDKKAAGAGKVTKSAQKAQKAK